In Streptomyces sp. NBC_00448, the following are encoded in one genomic region:
- a CDS encoding sensor histidine kinase, translated as MEPAASAFSHPAFFYRDDAEYLDSTLSFVRDGLAAGEPVAVAVPGERMALLHNALGPLADGVHFTDMARAGRNPGRIIPGVLAAFADAQPVGPVRIVAEPVWPGRTPLEYPACVQHEALVNAAFDGRRATILCLYDASRLGPQALGDACVTHPVLIEGGRRRISAHYAPELAVASYNVPLAEPRFAASYTFDDERLRAARQFAVQAADALGLAGPRLDDLALAVAELTTNSVLHGGGSGVVRVWAEHGHVACEVRDGGRLVDPLAGSRLPPPGRPGGRGLLMVHQLADLVRTHTGTAGTAIRCYLTLNPPAPA; from the coding sequence GTGGAGCCCGCCGCCAGCGCCTTCTCGCACCCTGCCTTCTTCTACCGCGACGACGCCGAATACCTCGACAGCACCCTCTCCTTCGTCCGGGACGGCCTGGCCGCCGGCGAGCCGGTCGCCGTCGCGGTCCCCGGGGAGCGGATGGCGTTGCTGCACAACGCGCTGGGGCCGCTCGCGGACGGTGTGCACTTCACCGACATGGCCCGAGCGGGCCGCAACCCCGGCCGGATCATCCCGGGCGTGCTCGCCGCATTCGCCGACGCGCAGCCGGTCGGCCCGGTCCGGATCGTGGCCGAACCGGTCTGGCCGGGCCGCACCCCGCTGGAGTACCCGGCCTGCGTCCAGCACGAGGCCCTGGTCAACGCGGCGTTCGACGGCCGCCGGGCCACGATCCTGTGCCTGTACGACGCGTCGCGGCTCGGTCCGCAGGCCCTCGGCGACGCCTGCGTCACCCACCCGGTGCTGATCGAGGGCGGGCGGCGCCGGATCAGCGCGCACTACGCCCCGGAGTTGGCGGTCGCCTCCTACAACGTGCCGCTGGCGGAACCGCGGTTCGCCGCGTCGTACACCTTCGACGACGAACGGCTGCGGGCCGCACGGCAGTTCGCCGTGCAGGCCGCCGACGCGCTGGGGCTGGCCGGCCCGCGGCTGGACGACCTGGCGCTCGCTGTCGCCGAACTGACCACCAACAGCGTGCTGCACGGCGGTGGTTCGGGGGTGGTGCGGGTGTGGGCCGAGCACGGGCACGTCGCCTGCGAGGTGCGCGACGGCGGACGGCTGGTCGACCCGCTGGCCGGCAGCCGGCTGCCGCCGCCCGGACGACCCGGCGGGCGCGGCCTGTTGATGGTCCATCAGCTCGCCGACCTCGTCCGCACCCATACCGGCACGGCCGGCACCGCGATCCGCTGCTACCTGACGCTGAACCCGCCGGCGCCGGCGTGA
- a CDS encoding DUF5709 domain-containing protein, whose protein sequence is MTQQQRGPDDLGRGDDVYQPDKGGDRDIREDTGPLEPEDTLDDRGVVDVLDEGYSPPDRPLVVEDTGTTGDEQQAGDSLDDRLARERPDRQPPRGDGLGDASDTDGELLDPEAGDLRSGRLVGPDEGAHSREDGVTGEDVGIDGGAASAEEAAVHLVADADLPDEEDGSGPGSGGGTAGGGR, encoded by the coding sequence ATGACTCAGCAGCAGCGCGGACCGGACGACCTCGGCCGCGGCGACGACGTGTACCAGCCCGACAAGGGCGGCGACCGCGACATCCGAGAGGACACCGGGCCGCTCGAACCCGAGGACACCCTCGACGACCGCGGTGTGGTCGACGTCCTCGACGAGGGGTACTCACCGCCCGACCGCCCGCTGGTCGTCGAGGACACCGGCACCACCGGCGACGAGCAGCAAGCCGGCGACTCGCTGGACGACCGGCTCGCCCGCGAGCGCCCGGACCGGCAGCCGCCGCGCGGCGACGGCCTCGGCGACGCCTCGGACACCGACGGCGAACTGCTCGACCCGGAGGCGGGCGACCTGCGCTCCGGCCGTCTGGTCGGCCCCGACGAGGGCGCGCACTCCCGGGAGGACGGCGTGACCGGCGAGGACGTGGGCATCGACGGCGGCGCCGCCTCGGCGGAGGAGGCCGCGGTGCACCTGGTGGCCGATGCGGACCTGCCCGACGAGGAGGACGGCTCCGGGCCCGGGAGCGGCGGTGGAACCGCGGGCGGCGGCCGGTGA
- a CDS encoding type 1 glutamine amidotransferase domain-containing protein: MRSAILVAPQGVEQSELTSPLRALTEAGAHPQVVAPLPGTVLAYNYLEPGDTFPVDVTLDEASAADFDLLVLPGGVPNSDALRLHQGAVDFVRAFFAAGKPVAAICHGPWQLVEADAVRGRTVTSWPSLRTDLRNAGATWMDEQVRVCTNGPNTLITSRMPADLDAFNGAVLDEMSART, encoded by the coding sequence GTGCGGAGCGCGATCCTCGTGGCGCCCCAGGGAGTGGAGCAGAGCGAGCTGACCTCGCCGTTGCGGGCGCTGACCGAGGCCGGTGCCCACCCGCAGGTGGTCGCGCCGCTGCCCGGGACCGTACTGGCGTACAACTACCTGGAACCGGGCGACACCTTCCCGGTCGACGTGACCCTCGACGAGGCGTCCGCGGCCGACTTCGACCTGCTGGTGCTGCCCGGCGGCGTGCCGAACTCCGACGCGCTGCGGCTGCACCAGGGCGCCGTGGACTTCGTCCGCGCCTTCTTCGCCGCGGGCAAACCGGTCGCGGCGATCTGCCACGGCCCCTGGCAACTGGTGGAGGCCGACGCGGTGCGCGGCCGCACCGTCACCTCGTGGCCCAGCCTTCGCACCGACCTGCGCAACGCGGGCGCCACCTGGATGGACGAGCAGGTCCGGGTCTGCACCAACGGCCCGAACACCCTGATCACCAGCCGGATGCCTGCCGACCTGGACGCTTTCAACGGCGCGGTCCTCGACGAGATGAGCGCACGCACATGA
- a CDS encoding IS481 family transposase, protein MPHRNAPLTETGRLRLARCIVDDRWTLRRAAERFQVSPTTAQRWAARYRELGEAGMVDRSSRPHSSPRRTPTRTERRIIKVRVLRRWGPARIAYLLGLNPATVHRVLTRYRLARLAHLDRATGRVIRRYEHAAPGDLVHVDIKKLGNIPDGGGHKVLGRQAGRKNRTKAGMSFLHNAIDDHSRLAYSEILADEKKETAVGFWQRAHAFFAAAGITVQRVLTDNGSCYKSHLWRNSLAEQGISHKRTRPYRPQTNGKVERFNRTLLDEWAYAKPYRTDAERRAAYQQWLHTYNHHRGHTALKGQPPASRVPNLTGQYT, encoded by the coding sequence ATGCCCCACCGTAATGCACCTCTGACCGAGACCGGCCGTCTGCGGCTGGCCCGCTGCATCGTTGACGACCGGTGGACCCTGCGCCGGGCCGCCGAACGCTTCCAGGTCTCGCCCACCACGGCTCAGCGGTGGGCGGCCCGCTACCGGGAGCTGGGCGAGGCCGGGATGGTCGACCGCTCCTCGCGCCCGCACTCCAGCCCGCGCCGGACACCGACCCGTACCGAGCGGCGGATCATCAAGGTCCGTGTCCTGCGCCGGTGGGGACCGGCCCGTATCGCCTACCTTCTCGGGCTGAACCCGGCGACCGTGCACCGTGTCCTGACCCGCTACCGGCTGGCCCGTCTGGCCCACCTGGACCGTGCCACCGGCCGGGTGATCCGCCGCTACGAACACGCCGCCCCCGGCGACCTCGTCCACGTCGACATCAAGAAACTCGGCAACATCCCCGACGGCGGCGGCCACAAGGTCCTCGGCCGGCAAGCAGGCCGCAAGAACCGCACCAAGGCGGGCATGAGCTTCCTGCACAACGCCATCGACGACCACTCCCGCCTGGCCTACAGCGAAATCCTGGCCGACGAGAAGAAAGAGACCGCCGTCGGGTTCTGGCAGCGCGCCCACGCCTTCTTCGCCGCCGCCGGTATCACCGTCCAGCGGGTCCTGACCGACAACGGCTCCTGCTACAAGTCACATCTGTGGCGCAACTCCCTTGCCGAGCAAGGTATTTCACACAAACGCACCCGGCCCTACCGGCCCCAGACCAACGGCAAGGTCGAACGGTTCAACCGCACCCTGCTGGACGAATGGGCCTACGCGAAGCCCTACCGCACCGACGCCGAACGACGCGCCGCCTATCAGCAGTGGCTCCACACCTACAATCACCACCGCGGACACACCGCACTCAAAGGCCAACCACCCGCCAGCCGCGTCCCCAACCTAACGGGTCAGTACACCTAG
- a CDS encoding alpha-ketoglutarate-dependent dioxygenase AlkB, giving the protein MHHQQASLFDTSGPGLGGLAAVHRTRLGDGAWIDTLPGWLTGADDLFERLATEVPWRAERRLMYDNVVAVPRLLAHYGAGEPLPDPVLERARDALGAYYAAELGEPFTTAGLCYYRDGRDSVAWHGDRTGRGSTRDTLVAILSLGEPRPLLLRPRGGGPATVRRPLGHGDLIVMGGSCQRTWDHAIPKTRSAVGGRISVQFRPHGVR; this is encoded by the coding sequence ATGCACCATCAGCAGGCGTCCCTCTTCGACACCAGCGGGCCCGGCCTCGGCGGCCTCGCCGCGGTCCACCGCACCCGCCTTGGTGACGGCGCCTGGATCGACACCCTCCCCGGCTGGCTCACCGGCGCCGACGACCTGTTCGAGCGCCTCGCCACGGAGGTGCCCTGGCGGGCCGAGCGGCGCCTCATGTACGACAACGTGGTGGCCGTCCCCCGGCTGCTGGCCCACTACGGTGCCGGCGAGCCGCTGCCCGACCCCGTGCTCGAACGCGCCCGCGACGCCCTCGGCGCCTACTACGCGGCGGAACTCGGCGAGCCGTTCACCACGGCCGGGCTGTGCTACTACCGCGACGGGCGGGACAGCGTCGCCTGGCACGGCGACCGTACGGGGCGGGGTAGCACCCGGGACACGCTCGTCGCGATCCTCTCCCTCGGCGAGCCCCGGCCACTCCTGCTGCGCCCGCGCGGCGGCGGCCCCGCCACGGTTCGCCGGCCCCTCGGGCACGGTGACCTCATCGTCATGGGCGGGTCCTGCCAGCGGACGTGGGACCACGCGATCCCCAAGACGCGCTCCGCGGTGGGCGGCCGGATCAGCGTCCAGTTCCGCCCCCACGGAGTGCGCTAG
- a CDS encoding ATP-dependent DNA ligase — MLFAEVARVSREVARTSARSRKTELLAEFFRAAQPEDAPIAIAYLAGRLPQGRLGIGWAALRDRAEPATEPTLTVRAVDAALTDVGEVSGQGAQAGRRALLQDLFGAATAPEQEYLLGLLTGEVRQGALDAAAIEGLAAATAARPADVRRAVMLAGALEPVAQALLDRGPQALAGFALQVGRPLLPMLAGAAKSVEEALVRLGPCAVEEKLDGIRVQVHRDGDRVQVFTRTLEDVTARLPEIVAAALALPAERFVLDGEVLALDADGRPRPFQETAGRVGSRVDVATAAAALPVHPVFFDVLSVEGRDLLDLPYAERHASLAALVPAERRVRNLLVADPGDEQQARAAEDFFAATLARGHEGVVIKAAGSPYAAGRRGATWLKVKPVHTLDLVVLAVEWGHGRRTGKLSNLHLGARADDGSFVMLGKTFKGLTDALLDWQTEQLLARAVSDDGHVVTVRPELVVEIAYDGVQTSPRYPAGLTLRFARVLRYREDKTPDQADTVAAVRAAHTG; from the coding sequence ATGCTCTTCGCCGAGGTCGCCCGGGTCTCCAGGGAGGTCGCGCGGACGTCCGCGCGGTCCCGCAAGACGGAGCTGCTCGCCGAGTTCTTCCGCGCCGCACAGCCCGAGGACGCCCCGATCGCCATCGCCTACCTGGCCGGGCGCCTGCCGCAGGGCCGGCTGGGCATCGGCTGGGCGGCGCTGCGCGACCGCGCGGAACCGGCCACCGAGCCGACGCTGACGGTGCGGGCGGTCGACGCGGCGCTCACCGATGTCGGCGAGGTGTCGGGGCAGGGCGCGCAGGCCGGGCGGCGGGCGCTGCTCCAGGACCTGTTCGGCGCGGCGACCGCGCCGGAGCAGGAGTACCTGCTGGGGCTGCTCACCGGGGAGGTGCGGCAGGGCGCGCTGGACGCGGCGGCGATCGAGGGGCTGGCGGCGGCGACGGCCGCGCGGCCCGCGGACGTACGGCGGGCGGTGATGCTCGCGGGGGCGCTGGAGCCGGTGGCGCAGGCCCTGCTGGACCGCGGCCCGCAGGCACTGGCCGGCTTCGCGTTGCAGGTGGGGCGGCCGCTGCTGCCGATGCTGGCCGGCGCGGCGAAGAGCGTCGAGGAGGCGCTGGTACGGCTCGGGCCGTGCGCGGTGGAGGAGAAGCTGGACGGCATCCGGGTCCAGGTGCACCGCGACGGCGACCGGGTGCAGGTCTTCACCCGCACCCTGGAGGACGTCACCGCGCGGCTCCCGGAGATCGTGGCCGCCGCCCTCGCGCTGCCCGCCGAACGCTTCGTGCTCGACGGCGAGGTGCTGGCGCTGGACGCCGACGGGCGGCCCCGGCCGTTCCAGGAGACCGCGGGCCGGGTCGGTTCCCGGGTGGACGTGGCGACCGCCGCCGCCGCGCTGCCGGTGCACCCGGTCTTCTTCGACGTGCTGTCCGTCGAGGGCCGCGACCTGCTGGACCTGCCGTACGCGGAGCGGCACGCGTCGCTGGCCGCGCTGGTCCCGGCCGAGCGCCGGGTGCGGAACCTGCTGGTCGCCGACCCGGGCGACGAGCAGCAGGCGCGGGCCGCCGAGGACTTCTTCGCGGCGACCCTGGCGCGCGGCCACGAGGGCGTCGTCATCAAGGCCGCGGGCAGTCCGTACGCGGCGGGGCGGCGCGGCGCGACCTGGCTGAAGGTCAAGCCGGTGCACACCCTGGACCTGGTGGTGCTCGCCGTCGAGTGGGGCCATGGCCGCCGCACCGGCAAGCTGTCCAACCTGCACCTGGGCGCGCGGGCCGACGACGGCTCCTTCGTGATGCTCGGCAAGACCTTCAAGGGCCTCACCGACGCCCTGCTGGACTGGCAGACCGAGCAGTTGCTGGCCCGCGCGGTCTCCGACGACGGCCACGTGGTGACCGTACGGCCCGAGCTCGTGGTGGAGATCGCCTACGACGGTGTGCAGACCTCGCCGCGCTACCCGGCGGGCCTGACGCTGCGCTTCGCCCGGGTGCTGCGCTACCGCGAGGACAAGACCCCCGACCAGGCCGACACGGTGGCCGCGGTCCGCGCCGCCCACACCGGCTAG
- a CDS encoding endonuclease — MARTTRRATVRALLDLHGRTYADEAGIRLTDTPQPLYRLLVLAGLLSARIRAGVAVAAARELSAAGLRSPRAMAEATWQQRVDALGRGGYRRYDERTATQLGDGAELVRTRYGGDLRRMRARADGDLGEVRRELREFPGLGPAGVDIFLREAQAVWPESAPYFDAKTLQGAALLGLPDSPARLARLADGTDPSVLAAALVRVALDKHAVATVEEAAAGR; from the coding sequence ATGGCCCGCACCACTCGGCGCGCCACGGTGCGCGCACTGCTCGACCTCCACGGCCGCACGTACGCCGACGAGGCGGGCATCCGCCTCACCGACACCCCGCAGCCGCTGTACCGGCTGCTCGTGCTGGCCGGCCTGCTCAGCGCCCGTATCCGGGCAGGTGTCGCGGTGGCGGCGGCCAGGGAGCTGTCGGCGGCGGGCCTGCGCAGCCCGCGCGCGATGGCGGAGGCGACCTGGCAGCAGCGGGTCGACGCACTCGGCCGCGGCGGCTACCGGCGCTACGACGAGCGGACCGCCACCCAGCTCGGCGACGGCGCGGAGCTGGTGCGGACACGGTACGGCGGCGACCTGCGGAGGATGCGCGCCCGCGCGGACGGTGACCTGGGGGAAGTGCGCCGCGAGCTGCGGGAGTTCCCGGGCCTCGGCCCGGCCGGCGTGGACATCTTCCTGCGCGAGGCGCAGGCCGTCTGGCCCGAATCGGCACCCTACTTCGACGCGAAGACGCTCCAGGGGGCCGCACTCCTCGGCCTGCCCGACTCCCCCGCCCGCCTGGCGCGGCTCGCCGACGGCACCGACCCGTCGGTGCTGGCCGCGGCCCTGGTCCGCGTCGCGCTCGACAAGCACGCGGTGGCCACCGTCGAGGAGGCGGCCGCCGGGCGCTGA
- a CDS encoding YchJ family protein, translating into MPRRTARTSRTPRADRPAPAAAPPPAAACPCGLPAPYGECCGALHAGQAAAPTAERLMRSRYAAFAAGDAAYLLRTWAAATRPPGLDLDPEVRWTGLDILGRTGGSAFHAEGTVEFRARYRLRGQDGEQRENSRFVREGGLWVYVEALA; encoded by the coding sequence ATGCCGCGACGCACCGCCCGTACCTCCCGCACGCCCCGAGCCGACCGCCCCGCTCCCGCTGCCGCTCCTCCGCCGGCTGCCGCCTGCCCCTGCGGGCTGCCCGCCCCCTACGGCGAGTGCTGCGGCGCCCTGCACGCGGGGCAGGCGGCCGCGCCCACCGCCGAACGGCTGATGCGGTCGCGCTACGCCGCCTTCGCCGCAGGCGACGCCGCGTATCTGCTGCGCACCTGGGCCGCCGCCACCAGACCGCCGGGCCTGGACCTCGACCCGGAGGTGCGCTGGACCGGCCTGGACATCCTCGGCCGCACCGGGGGCAGCGCCTTCCACGCCGAGGGCACCGTCGAGTTCCGCGCCCGCTACCGGCTGCGCGGGCAGGACGGCGAGCAGCGCGAGAACAGCCGCTTCGTCCGCGAGGGCGGGCTGTGGGTCTACGTGGAGGCGCTCGCGTGA
- a CDS encoding MFS transporter: protein MPAPRRSRLLADISPLREHADFRRLWFGNAVSYIGQQMTAMAVALQVYAITGSSFYVGLVGLCSLVPLIVFGLYGGAVADAVDRRRLGLVTASGATVLSAALAVVAIADVHKVWPLYAIVALQAVCFAMNSPARSSMIPRLLPPERLPAANALASLAGGVGQMAGPMLGGVFVGFWGYQAAYLIDVAAFTASLYAMWRLPAMLPGEPGADPAAVRRRPSVLEGLRYLGARPNLRTTFVSDLAAMVLAQPRVLFPAVAGLWFGGDTRTVGLLAAAPATGALLGSVFSGWLGRVHRQGFAVLVAVGSWGAAVAVFGLTRNLLLGLFFLAVAGCADTVSMVFRNTMLQSAAPDDMRGRLQGVFLVVVVGGPRLGDFLAGSASDLFSPTAAVVGGGIACIVAITVIGLFQRGFLHYDARDPIA from the coding sequence ATCCCCGCCCCGCGCCGCTCCCGGCTGCTCGCCGACATCTCCCCGCTGCGCGAGCACGCCGACTTCCGGCGCCTGTGGTTCGGCAACGCCGTGTCCTACATAGGCCAGCAGATGACCGCGATGGCCGTGGCACTCCAGGTCTACGCGATCACCGGCTCCAGCTTCTACGTGGGCCTGGTCGGCCTGTGCTCCCTGGTCCCGCTGATCGTCTTCGGCCTCTACGGCGGTGCGGTCGCCGACGCGGTCGACCGGCGCCGGCTCGGGCTGGTCACCGCGAGCGGCGCGACGGTGCTGTCGGCCGCGCTCGCCGTCGTCGCCATCGCCGACGTGCACAAGGTCTGGCCGCTCTACGCGATCGTCGCCCTCCAGGCGGTGTGCTTCGCGATGAACTCGCCCGCCCGCTCGTCCATGATCCCCCGGCTGCTGCCGCCCGAGCGGCTGCCCGCCGCCAACGCGCTCGCCTCCCTCGCCGGCGGGGTCGGGCAGATGGCCGGGCCGATGCTCGGCGGCGTCTTCGTCGGCTTCTGGGGCTACCAGGCGGCTTATCTGATCGACGTGGCGGCCTTCACCGCCTCCCTGTACGCGATGTGGCGGCTGCCGGCGATGCTGCCGGGGGAGCCCGGCGCCGACCCGGCCGCCGTACGGCGCAGGCCGTCGGTCCTGGAGGGGCTGCGCTACCTCGGCGCCCGGCCCAACCTGCGGACGACCTTTGTCTCCGACCTCGCCGCCATGGTGCTCGCGCAGCCCCGCGTGCTGTTCCCGGCGGTCGCCGGGCTCTGGTTCGGCGGCGACACCCGTACGGTCGGCCTGCTCGCCGCCGCGCCCGCGACCGGGGCGCTGCTCGGCAGCGTCTTCTCGGGCTGGCTCGGCCGGGTCCACCGCCAGGGGTTCGCGGTGCTCGTCGCGGTCGGCTCCTGGGGCGCGGCCGTCGCCGTCTTCGGCCTCACCCGCAACCTCCTGCTCGGCCTGTTCTTCCTCGCGGTCGCGGGCTGCGCCGACACCGTGTCCATGGTCTTCCGCAACACGATGCTCCAGTCCGCCGCGCCCGACGACATGCGCGGGCGGCTCCAGGGCGTCTTCCTGGTCGTCGTGGTGGGCGGGCCGCGGCTCGGCGACTTCCTCGCCGGCTCCGCGTCCGACCTGTTCTCCCCGACCGCGGCGGTGGTCGGCGGCGGGATCGCCTGCATCGTCGCGATCACGGTGATCGGGCTCTTCCAGCGCGGCTTCCTGCACTACGACGCCCGCGACCCGATCGCGTAA
- a CDS encoding DUF5133 domain-containing protein yields MLMAHPTVLRNLVERYETLRAVVDEGHADGSDRAEGADPLVRQQLQDTMYTLCVSTGTREIGAALAAARRHIDTIAAGALDADPARDVSAA; encoded by the coding sequence ATGCTGATGGCCCACCCGACCGTCCTGCGCAACCTGGTGGAGCGTTACGAGACGCTCCGCGCCGTCGTCGACGAGGGGCACGCGGACGGGTCGGACCGTGCGGAGGGCGCCGACCCTCTGGTACGGCAGCAGTTGCAGGACACGATGTACACGTTGTGCGTGTCGACCGGCACCCGGGAGATCGGGGCGGCGCTCGCGGCCGCGCGCCGGCACATCGACACCATCGCGGCCGGGGCGCTGGACGCGGACCCGGCTCGCGACGTCAGCGCGGCCTGA